CGCTGCACGGCGACCTGACACCAGCCCCCCGGCGCGCAGCCCAGGTCAACGATCCGGGCACCCGGCACCAGAAAACGGTATTTGTCGTCCAGTTCCAGTATCTTGTAGGCCGCGCGCCCGCGAAACCCTTCGCGTTTTGCACGCGTGACATAGGGGTCGTTCAACTGCCGCTCAAGCCAAAGCTTGCTGGACAATCTGCGTCCCTTGGCCGTCTTGACCCGCACGCGCAGGTCGCGCTGCCCACGCCCGCTGGATTTTCCAGCGCGACTGCTTGGTCCCTTGCTCATCATGCAACTCCGTTCATGCCATCCGGCGTCAGCACCCCATCGCGCACCATCTGGGCATAAAGCAACCCCTCACGCAGTCCGCGATCCGCCACGGACAGCCGATTTGTCGGCCAGACGCGCATCAATGTCTGCAAAATGGCGGCACCGGACATGATCAGCGCATGGCGTTCGCGGCCAATGCGCGGATCGCGGCGTCGCCCATCCGGGCCCAACTGCAGATAGGAATGTATGACCTTGTCGATCTGGTCACTGGTCATTTCCAGGCCGTCCACCTTGGTGCGATCATAGCGGCGCAGACCCAGATGGCTGGCCGCGACCGTCGTGACCGTGCCTGATGTCCCGATGATCTGGAAACCCTCATCGGGCGAGCCATCGGCATAGGGCGCGAAATCGGACAGAAGTTCCTCGAAATACCAGCTCATCAGCGCGAAACGGCCCTGATCTTCCTCGACATCCGCGAACTGGTCGCGCAGGGTCGCAACACCCAGGGGCACGCTGATCCAGTCGACCACACGCGCACCACCGGGCTGCGGGCTGCCGAAACCATCAGACAGCCGCATGATCGCACGGGAACGCTCCTTGGGTTCGACATCTTCAAGATCGATCCAGACCAGCTCGGTCGAACCGCCACCGATATCCACGACCATCAGCGTCTCGGTGGACTGGCTGACCAGTGGCGCGCAGGAGATGACTGCCAGGCGTGCCTCTTCCTCGGCCCCGATCACCTCGAAGGGCAGACCGGTCTCGCGCCGGATCGTGCGCAGGAAATCGCGACTGTTGCGGGCCCGCCGGCAGGCCTCGGTCGCGACCAGCCGCATGTTGCGCACCTGATGCTGATCCAGCTTGCGCCGACATACCTGCAATGCGTGAACGGTACGCGCCATCGAGCTGCGGGACAGGCGTCCCGAAGCTTCCAGCCCCTGCCCAAGCTGAACCGGCTTGGAGAAGCTGTCCACGACCGTAAACTGACTGCCGCGCGGTCGCGCAATCAGCATCCGGCACGAATTTGTGCCGAGATCGAGGGCAGCATAAAGCGCCCCCTCCTCGGAATGGCGGGTGACCGACGGCTCGACCGCATTTCTCGGGAACGCGTCCGCACCCGCAGGACGCTTGGGCGCCATAACACACGCCCTCCGATGGTAAGTTGAATGAAAGGTAGCCTGCCGACGATGCGCATACAAGAGGCCGCGCCCGCAAATGACCCGGAGGTCGCAAACGACCATCCACATGGTCGCAAGTGAACCATTCCGGAAATACTCCTGTGCGAACTTTGACGCATGACGGCAAGGACGTGGACAGATGGCGAGCGTGACACTGGTATACTGGCGCGACATCCCGGCGCAGGTGATGCAGGGAAAGGGCCGCGGCGCAACCCGTGTGTCCTTGTCTGAACGCTTTGAACAGGCGATCGACCGCGCGGCAATGAAGGCCGGGCTTTCCGGCACGGATGACTACCTGTCGCAATGGCGCCGCGAGAGTCTGGATGCCCCGGATGCCGCCAGCCTCGCCGCGCAGATCGAGACAGAATACGACAGCCAGAGGATTCGCGCATTGATCGACAATGCCGGTTTCCGGCCCGCAGATGAGGATGACTAGGATGGCCCTGATGCGCTTTCGCTCTCCGCCTGCCCAGAATGCCGCGATGGCAGAGTTCCTGCAGGATGCCTCGCTTGAGGTCATGCCGCGCACCCTGGACAAGATTCCCGATCTGCGGCCCCATCTGCCCGCCGGCGCGCTGGTCTTTGTTGCCCATATTGACGGCACTGCGGTCGAAGACATGCGCGCCGCCGTCTCGCGACTGGCTGCCGAGGGGTATCGCGTCGTGCCTCATCTGCCCGCGCGGCTGCTGCCAGATGAAGCCGCGCTGCGCGATTGGGTCAGCGGTTATCGTGACAGCGGCGCTTCGGGTCTGCTGTTGCTGGCTGGCGGACTGGCAGAGGCCAAGGGCCCCTATTCCGATTCGATGCAATTGCTGGACAGCGGTCACATTCGCGATTTCAGCCAGCTTTTCATTGCCGGCCACCCCGAGGGAAACCGCGACATCGACCCCGATGGCGGCGAGGCCGAGGTAATGCGTGCGCTGAAATGGAAAGCCGATTTCGCCGCGCGCAGCGATGCAGAATTCCAGATCGTCACCCAATTCGCCTTTGAAGCCGAGCCGGTCATCGCCTGGGGCA
This is a stretch of genomic DNA from Paracoccus seriniphilus. It encodes these proteins:
- a CDS encoding 5,10-methylenetetrahydrofolate reductase: MALMRFRSPPAQNAAMAEFLQDASLEVMPRTLDKIPDLRPHLPAGALVFVAHIDGTAVEDMRAAVSRLAAEGYRVVPHLPARLLPDEAALRDWVSGYRDSGASGLLLLAGGLAEAKGPYSDSMQLLDSGHIRDFSQLFIAGHPEGNRDIDPDGGEAEVMRALKWKADFAARSDAEFQIVTQFAFEAEPVIAWGKRLRQAGISMPIRIGVAGPAKLQTMLKFAIMCGVGPSLRVLQRRARDVTKLLTPYEPTEFVSALAQARQNDPDFPISAAHLFPLGGISASTDWLNKARTE
- a CDS encoding Ppx/GppA phosphatase family protein; translated protein: MAPKRPAGADAFPRNAVEPSVTRHSEEGALYAALDLGTNSCRMLIARPRGSQFTVVDSFSKPVQLGQGLEASGRLSRSSMARTVHALQVCRRKLDQHQVRNMRLVATEACRRARNSRDFLRTIRRETGLPFEVIGAEEEARLAVISCAPLVSQSTETLMVVDIGGGSTELVWIDLEDVEPKERSRAIMRLSDGFGSPQPGGARVVDWISVPLGVATLRDQFADVEEDQGRFALMSWYFEELLSDFAPYADGSPDEGFQIIGTSGTVTTVAASHLGLRRYDRTKVDGLEMTSDQIDKVIHSYLQLGPDGRRRDPRIGRERHALIMSGAAILQTLMRVWPTNRLSVADRGLREGLLYAQMVRDGVLTPDGMNGVA
- a CDS encoding virulence factor, with translation MASVTLVYWRDIPAQVMQGKGRGATRVSLSERFEQAIDRAAMKAGLSGTDDYLSQWRRESLDAPDAASLAAQIETEYDSQRIRALIDNAGFRPADEDD